Proteins encoded by one window of Lepeophtheirus salmonis chromosome 10, UVic_Lsal_1.4, whole genome shotgun sequence:
- the LOC121125451 gene encoding BRCA1-associated RING domain protein 1, translating to METVESLSLSTSELNRILRCEKCLKVPPKTLWYIKKCSHTFCGSCLKENADNGQCMTCKTPYVQKRDLCIRHSTREAISVYHKLKLILNPDYVTLYLEVDPMESRKENKDKRTPIGKKSSQDTNLTPNTSKSRKKSLEEGGGKSIAVNMKSSTPKGRPLKEKKCAESEPKTPKSRRNSIVEQKVVEEADSILLKSNAKNAKENSFKKDVVSKKQKLDPDLLNSSITLNPTPSKSKSNINKRNVIGETPLHVACCKGDYDKVCELLGMGANPNNQDNAGWTPLHECAQKGYTNIAKVLLDKGAAPSVPGGPDNFTPLHDASYNGWKDVVFLLIKKGADKNAMDSLGRRPRDLSYSKEIMELVNSTLSELSESQVLVQTIGTSFEATKDYVLIYFESVKDINAQMRKLVKELDWKISNNFNEDVTHVIFSSCIMNLEGQYLLRDDCLLYFEAVLSAKKILPKEWFTKCIEAKTKVDTTDFLIKGTSNNPSFSLRQSILNSAKRLPRLFAGMHFNIHNSVTDKKGLSEIIKRGSGVILKREPDPECIPEAEKKIPYHVDPSGPLKSCSHYIIYQSGSKREPELKYDMSHIKTLPLDWLFSCIHKFSIVSPYGIS from the exons atggaaactGTGGAGTCCCTCTCGCTCTCCACTTCAGAATTGAACCGTATTCTCCGATGTGAGAAATGTTTGAAAGTTCCTCCTAAAACGCTATGGTACATCAAGAAATGCTCCCATACTTTTTGTGGGTCGTGCCTCAAGGAAAATGCTGATAATGGACAATGCATGACGTGCAAGACTCCCTATGTCCAAAAGAGGGACCTTTGCATTCGGCATTCCACCAGGGAAGCCATTTCCGTATATCATAAACTGAAGCTTATATTGAATCCGGATTATGTTACTTTGTATCT AGAAGTGGATCCAATGGAATCTAGAAAGGAAAACAAGGATAAAAGAACTCccataggaaaaaaaagttcacaagACACAAATTTGACTCCAAACACTTCCAAATCAAGGAAAAAGTCTTTGGAAGAAGGTGGAGGAAAGTCTATAGCAGTCAATATGAAATCAAGTACCCCTAAAGGAAGgcctttgaaagaaaaaaaatgtgcagAGTCTGAGCCTAAAACTCCGAAATCAAGACGTAATTCTATTGTGGAACAAAAAGTTGTTGAAGAGGCGGACTCCATATTGTTAAAATCAAATGCCAAGAAtgcaaaagaaaattcattcaaaaaagatGTTGTTTCTAAGAAACAAAAGCTAGATCCGGATCTATTAAATAGCAGTATTACTCTAAATCCAACTCCATCCAAGTCTAAAAGCAATATCAATAAACGCAATGTCATAGGTGAAACGCCATTACACGTTGCTTGTTGTAAG GGAGATTATGATAAAGTGTGTGAACTTTTGGGTATGGGTGCAAATCCCAATAATCAAGACAATGCGGGTTGGACGCCACTCCATGAATGTGCTCAAAAGGGATATACTAATATAGCTAAAGTATTGTTGGACAAAGGTGCCGCTCCTTCTGTTCCTGGAGGACCTGATAATTTTACCCCATTACATGATGCTTCTTATAATGGCTGGAAAGATGttgtatttttacttataaaaaaaggggCAGATAAAAATGCAATGGATTCGCTAGGAAGGAGACCACG gGACTTGTCCTACTCTAAAGAAATAATGGAGCTAGTCAATTCTACCTTGTCAGAATTATCTGAGTCTCAAGTTCTTGTTCAAACCATTGGCACAAGTTTTGAAGCCACGAAAGAttatgttcttatttattttgaaagtgttAAAGATATAAATGCTCAAATGCGTAAATTAGTCAAAGAATTGGAttggaaaatatcaaataattttaatgaagacGTAAcccatgttattttttcttcgtgTATAATGAATTTAGAAGGACAATATTTGCTTCGAGATGATTGCCTTTTGTACTTTGAGGCAGTGCTCTCAGCAAAGAAGATACTCCCTAAAGAGT GGTTTACCAAATGTATCGAGGCTAAAACTAAAGTCGATACAACTGACTTCCTTATTAAAGGAACTTCGAATAATCCTAGTTTTTCCCTCCGACAATCCATATTGAATTCTGCTAAAAGACTGCCTCGCCTATTTGCTGGAAtgcattttaatattcataactCAGTTACAGATAAAAAAGGTCTTTCTGAGATCATCAAGCGGGGCTCTGGTGTGATTTTGAAGAGGGAGCCAGATCCTGAATGTATTCCCGAGGCTGAGAAAAAGATACCCTATCATGTGGACCCTTCTGGGCCACTGAAATCTTGTTcacattatatcatttatcaaaGTGGAAGTAAGAGGGAGCCAGAGTTGAAGTATGACATGAGTCATATTAAAACACTTCCCTTGGATTGGCTTTTTAGTTGTATACATAAATTCTCTATCGTCTCTCCATATGGAATTTCATAA